In a single window of the Pontibacter russatus genome:
- a CDS encoding metallophosphoesterase — protein sequence MRRFVMSDSHGGYRAMMQCLERCGFDNDADQLYFLGDVVDGWPETKESIDVLLGINHLVYLLGNHDQWALEYYGDKMGKGEDPPGLWLWQGGAATIESYGAGKPMPKDHLALLQNAKPYHVTEDNILLVHAGFDTEKAIEETDPDYLIWDRTFVKRCYSRFVAGHPLTVAPYKEVYIGHTPTISLDRRNKKPLHIGNVTLTDTGAAFNGCLSILDMDSKEVWQSDIVMQLYPSEEGRNGMSWNQLNQK from the coding sequence ATGCGGAGATTCGTGATGTCTGACAGCCACGGGGGCTACCGGGCCATGATGCAGTGCCTGGAAAGGTGCGGCTTCGACAATGATGCAGACCAACTGTACTTCCTGGGCGATGTGGTGGACGGGTGGCCAGAGACAAAGGAAAGCATTGATGTGCTGCTGGGCATCAACCACCTGGTGTACCTGCTCGGCAACCACGACCAGTGGGCGCTGGAATATTACGGCGACAAGATGGGAAAAGGCGAGGATCCGCCCGGCCTGTGGCTCTGGCAGGGCGGGGCCGCCACCATTGAATCCTATGGCGCAGGCAAGCCGATGCCCAAGGACCACCTCGCGCTCCTGCAAAACGCCAAACCCTACCATGTCACCGAAGACAACATCCTGCTGGTGCACGCTGGCTTCGACACCGAAAAGGCGATAGAGGAGACAGACCCGGATTATCTGATTTGGGACAGGACATTCGTCAAGCGCTGCTACAGCCGCTTCGTGGCGGGCCATCCCCTCACCGTTGCACCTTATAAAGAGGTATATATAGGGCACACGCCCACCATTTCGCTTGACCGGAGAAACAAAAAGCCGCTCCATATCGGAAACGTGACGCTGACGGACACCGGAGCCGCTTTCAACGGTTGCCTCTCCATCCTGGACATGGACAGCAAAGAAGTGTGGCAGTCAGACATAGTGATGCAGCTGTACCCCTCTGAGGAAGGTCGGAACGGCATGAGTTGGAACCAGTTGAACCAAAAATAA
- a CDS encoding sugar porter family MFS transporter: MNKKVFLWSIVVALGGFLFGFDTAVISGAERAIQDVWDLDVFEHGLTVSIALFGTVIGALFGGIPSDALGRKKTLFWIGVFYFVSAVGSALATGWWAFLFFRFLGGLGVGASSVTAPLYISEIAPAKSRGRLVALFQFNVVFGILVAFLSNYLIGGTGPNDWRWMLGVEAFPAIGFLLGVLFVPESPRWLILKRNRVEEARNILQTANPGADAGQTVREIISSSKKDVTKPAASLFSGRYSKPITLAVLFAFFNQLSGINAIIYYAPRIFEMTGLGTSSALLSSAGVGLVNFLFTLLALNFIDRFGRRTLMLIGSFGLIITLGLVSFAFFTGNFGGYAVPIYLFVYIAFFAFSQGAVIWVFISEIFPNEVRASGQALGSFTHWLLAAIIAFAFPYIAETLGGGWTFLIFCLMMVLQLLFVWRMMPETKETSLEQIGRAVVDEEALQKERM, encoded by the coding sequence ATGAATAAAAAAGTTTTCCTGTGGTCGATTGTGGTGGCCCTCGGCGGCTTTCTGTTTGGTTTTGACACGGCCGTGATTTCCGGGGCAGAGCGGGCCATCCAGGATGTCTGGGACCTGGACGTGTTCGAACACGGCCTCACCGTTTCCATCGCCCTTTTCGGCACCGTGATTGGCGCCCTGTTTGGCGGCATCCCCTCTGATGCGCTGGGCCGCAAGAAAACGCTCTTCTGGATAGGCGTCTTTTATTTTGTGTCGGCGGTGGGCTCGGCACTGGCAACCGGCTGGTGGGCCTTCCTGTTTTTCCGCTTCCTCGGCGGCCTGGGCGTGGGTGCCTCGTCGGTGACGGCCCCCTTATATATAAGCGAGATTGCCCCGGCCAAATCGCGGGGTAGGCTGGTGGCGCTGTTCCAGTTCAATGTGGTGTTTGGCATCCTGGTGGCGTTCCTGTCCAATTACCTCATCGGCGGCACCGGGCCCAACGACTGGCGCTGGATGCTGGGGGTGGAGGCCTTCCCGGCCATCGGCTTCCTGCTGGGGGTGCTGTTCGTGCCGGAGAGCCCGCGCTGGCTCATCCTGAAGCGCAACCGGGTAGAGGAGGCGAGGAATATCCTGCAGACCGCAAACCCCGGCGCCGACGCAGGGCAAACTGTCCGGGAGATTATCAGCTCCTCCAAAAAAGACGTCACCAAACCCGCCGCGTCGCTCTTCTCCGGCCGCTACAGCAAACCTATCACGTTGGCGGTGCTTTTTGCTTTTTTCAACCAGCTGTCGGGCATCAACGCCATCATTTATTATGCCCCGCGCATTTTCGAGATGACGGGTTTGGGCACAAGCTCGGCGCTGCTTTCGTCGGCGGGCGTGGGGCTGGTGAACTTCCTGTTCACGCTGCTGGCCCTCAACTTCATTGATCGCTTCGGGCGCCGGACGCTCATGCTCATTGGCTCATTCGGGTTGATTATCACGCTGGGGCTTGTCTCCTTCGCGTTCTTCACCGGCAACTTTGGCGGCTATGCCGTGCCTATCTACCTGTTCGTTTACATCGCCTTCTTCGCCTTCTCGCAGGGGGCGGTCATCTGGGTGTTTATCTCCGAGATTTTCCCGAACGAGGTGCGGGCCTCGGGGCAGGCGCTGGGCAGCTTCACGCACTGGCTGCTGGCGGCCATCATCGCTTTCGCCTTTCCCTATATCGCCGAAACGCTGGGTGGCGGCTGGACCTTCCTCATCTTCTGCCTGATGATGGTGCTGCAACTGCTATTTGTGTGGCGCATGATGCCAGAAACCAAGGAAACCTCGCTGGAGCAAATCGGGCGCGCCGTGGTGGACGAGGAGGCGCTGCAAAAGGAAAGGATGTAA
- a CDS encoding aminotransferase class IV translates to MSTEKKLYAYVRQEIVPLGQAHLHVSDLAIQRGYGVFDYFRISEGRPLFLEEYLARFYESARLMHLPLPLSDEALKAAIYKLVGLNALAVSGMKMILTGGYSDSGYDIVAPNLLLLQQPVTMPVQALQERGLKLITHEYVREFPEVKTINYAMGIRLLQKIREQGADDVLYHHKGIVSELPRCNFFLVRQDGTVVTPAHGMLQGVTRKHVLELATKRYPAVEATVTLDDIRQASEAFLTSTTKRILPVVQVDDMVIGAGKPGAVTRQLLEDLVRFEESHHQNQVPGE, encoded by the coding sequence GTGTCAACAGAAAAGAAGCTATATGCCTATGTAAGGCAGGAGATAGTGCCGCTGGGGCAGGCGCACCTGCACGTAAGCGACCTCGCCATACAGCGCGGCTACGGCGTGTTCGATTATTTCAGAATCAGCGAGGGGCGCCCTTTGTTCCTGGAGGAGTACCTGGCCCGCTTCTACGAGTCTGCCCGGCTCATGCACCTGCCTTTGCCGCTCTCCGATGAGGCACTGAAGGCTGCCATATATAAACTGGTGGGGCTGAACGCGCTGGCTGTGTCGGGCATGAAAATGATTCTGACAGGAGGCTACTCCGACAGCGGCTATGACATTGTGGCCCCTAACCTGCTTCTTCTACAGCAGCCGGTCACAATGCCCGTACAGGCGCTGCAGGAAAGGGGGCTGAAGCTCATCACGCACGAGTATGTGCGGGAATTCCCTGAAGTGAAAACCATTAATTATGCCATGGGCATCCGGCTCCTCCAAAAGATAAGAGAGCAGGGCGCAGACGATGTGCTGTACCACCACAAAGGCATAGTGTCGGAACTGCCCCGCTGCAATTTCTTCCTTGTGCGGCAGGACGGAACCGTGGTCACGCCTGCCCACGGCATGTTGCAGGGTGTTACGCGGAAGCACGTGCTGGAGCTGGCCACGAAGCGATACCCCGCCGTGGAAGCAACCGTAACCCTTGACGATATCAGGCAGGCGAGCGAGGCTTTTCTCACCAGCACCACCAAGCGTATATTGCCCGTTGTGCAGGTAGATGATATGGTGATTGGGGCTGGCAAGCCCGGTGCCGTCACGCGCCAGCTGCTGGAGGACCTTGTTCGTTTCGAGGAAAGCCACCATCAAAACCAGGTTCCGGGGGAGTAG
- a CDS encoding protein-tyrosine phosphatase family protein: MYPVRPWLYVGKHRDTMNLPHLNANHIGAMLQLEEAVAQPGMHVLYLPIADGVPLPVETLRRGVSFLLLEHGLGRNVLIACAAGISRCVTFAIAALKETEGIPLLAAYSEIVQKNSRALPHPVLWQSLCSFYHENTPYIEVLRIYNRKRPAGS, from the coding sequence ATGTACCCTGTAAGGCCCTGGCTATATGTAGGGAAGCACCGCGATACGATGAACCTCCCGCACCTGAATGCTAATCACATTGGAGCAATGCTCCAGTTAGAGGAAGCGGTGGCTCAGCCGGGCATGCACGTGCTGTACCTTCCCATTGCAGACGGCGTGCCATTGCCTGTTGAAACGCTCCGCCGCGGCGTCAGCTTTCTGCTGCTGGAGCACGGACTGGGCCGGAACGTGCTTATCGCCTGCGCCGCCGGCATCAGCAGGTGCGTCACCTTCGCCATCGCCGCCCTGAAAGAAACAGAAGGCATCCCCCTGCTTGCCGCCTACAGCGAAATCGTGCAAAAGAACAGCAGGGCGCTGCCGCACCCGGTGCTGTGGCAATCTCTGTGCTCATTCTACCACGAGAACACTCCTTATATTGAGGTGCTGAGGATATATAACAGGAAAAGACCCGCCGGTTCCTGA
- a CDS encoding carbohydrate kinase family protein, with the protein MNEKIVCFGEMLWDMLPDGKLPGGAPMNVAIHLQYQGLRPTVVSRVGCDDLGDKLLAYLKQKGVDSQWVQVDETQETGVVLVNVSNRSEVSYEIVQPVAWDYIQPQEGLEQVVAQSDYFIYGSLAARNVTTRDTLLALLKVAKGKVFDVNLRPPHYSLEVLEPLLQQADMVKMNHHELMEIAGWHQPYTDEQTAMAFLRSHYAVQTIIVTRGENGAAVLCDTGYFEQAGFRVEVEDTIGSGDAFLATFLVNYITGKSYPEALRMACAMGALVATQKGATPIISPEAVRQLMGK; encoded by the coding sequence ATGAACGAGAAAATTGTCTGCTTTGGGGAAATGCTCTGGGACATGCTGCCCGACGGGAAACTGCCGGGCGGAGCGCCTATGAACGTGGCCATCCACCTGCAGTACCAGGGGCTGCGGCCCACGGTGGTGAGCCGCGTGGGCTGCGATGACCTGGGCGACAAACTGCTTGCTTACCTGAAGCAGAAAGGCGTGGACAGCCAGTGGGTGCAGGTGGACGAGACGCAGGAAACGGGTGTGGTGCTGGTAAACGTCAGCAACCGGAGCGAAGTTAGCTACGAGATTGTGCAGCCCGTGGCCTGGGATTATATACAGCCGCAGGAGGGACTGGAGCAGGTGGTGGCCCAGAGTGATTATTTTATATATGGCAGCCTCGCCGCCCGCAATGTAACAACCCGCGACACCCTGCTTGCTTTGCTGAAAGTAGCAAAGGGGAAGGTGTTTGACGTGAACCTGCGGCCGCCGCACTACTCACTGGAAGTGCTGGAGCCACTTTTGCAGCAGGCAGATATGGTGAAGATGAACCACCACGAGTTGATGGAGATAGCCGGGTGGCACCAGCCCTATACAGACGAACAAACAGCGATGGCTTTCCTGAGATCGCATTATGCGGTGCAGACCATCATCGTGACGCGCGGCGAGAACGGGGCGGCCGTGCTGTGCGACACAGGGTACTTTGAGCAGGCAGGTTTCCGGGTGGAGGTGGAGGACACCATCGGGAGCGGGGATGCTTTCCTGGCGACTTTCCTGGTTAACTATATCACAGGCAAAAGCTACCCGGAGGCATTGCGGATGGCCTGTGCCATGGGCGCGCTGGTGGCCACGCAGAAAGGCGCCACGCCCATCATTTCTCCGGAGGCGGTGCGGCAGTTGATGGGAAAATAA